Proteins found in one bacterium genomic segment:
- a CDS encoding ABC transporter ATP-binding protein, with protein MAIIEAIDLEKTYKLGSVEVPALRGVSFSIEPGEFVAIMGPSGSGKSTLLNILGCLDRPTGGRFMLLGKNAGRLGDTSRSHLRNHTIGFVFQSFNLLPKMTALRNVMLPLTYSAHKKNARSARELLAQVGLEKRMHHSPLELSGGEQQRVAIARALVNDPPIVIGDEPTGNLDTSTGKEIMSVFQQLNKAGKTIIIVTHEPEIAEYAHRTLKFRDGLIESDTKLTTPSEMR; from the coding sequence ATGGCAATTATCGAGGCAATTGATTTAGAGAAAACTTACAAGTTGGGTTCTGTTGAGGTACCCGCATTGAGGGGCGTGAGCTTTAGCATCGAACCCGGCGAGTTTGTGGCGATTATGGGGCCATCCGGGTCGGGCAAATCGACTTTATTGAATATTCTTGGTTGCCTTGACCGGCCAACCGGTGGGCGATTCATGCTGTTGGGTAAGAATGCCGGTCGTTTAGGCGATACCTCTCGCTCTCACTTACGAAATCACACCATAGGTTTTGTTTTTCAGAGCTTTAATCTGCTTCCAAAGATGACTGCTCTGCGAAATGTGATGCTTCCGCTTACCTATTCAGCCCATAAGAAAAATGCGCGCTCGGCTCGTGAGTTGCTTGCTCAAGTGGGGCTTGAAAAACGCATGCATCATAGTCCTCTTGAGCTTTCCGGGGGTGAACAACAGCGTGTCGCCATAGCCCGCGCGTTAGTAAACGATCCCCCAATCGTAATTGGCGATGAACCTACCGGCAACCTGGATACTTCAACCGGCAAGGAAATCATGAGCGTATTCCAACAACTCAATAAGGCCGGCAAGACAATCATCATCGTAACACACGAACCGGAAATCGCTGAATATGCCCACCGCACCTTAAAATTTCGAGACGGCCTTATTGAATCGGACACAAAACTCACTACCCCTTCCGAAATGAGATAA
- a CDS encoding efflux RND transporter periplasmic adaptor subunit: AKVLRGNLTISFQESGVLQAEKSASVSPGYEGRIISIIEDGTKIKKGDTVLVLDRTDVEKQLQDQKLQVDKTELELRNAQSEHEILVSKDKTEYEQAYRKQQANESDLKLAGQKVDKRKELLAEQLIVKSELEVAELEQRRMELEVANGQQGLDQKIKENKIKEDQSALTVKSLKRAADNAKQTYNETMTKSKNMVVTAPIDGLAVILRDSWSGGELRQFAAGDNVYSTQKVCQIPDLSSMQVKVKVGESDTPKIRIGMPVHVRLESFPKKLFKGKVSGISILASEGRPWEGATPGKKTFDVTVSLSEVDTNIMKPGITADVEFMIDQVYNAVYVPIEAVVENMGQTFIYVKESYGFRKVPVKIGLQNDNFVIITKGLSPGQKVALREPSRPTEEEAIDAQEKGSKTAPIPTSPTN; this comes from the coding sequence GCCAAGGTTTTGAGGGGGAACCTAACGATCAGTTTTCAAGAATCGGGGGTGCTTCAAGCCGAAAAATCAGCCTCCGTGTCCCCTGGATATGAAGGTAGGATTATCTCGATTATCGAGGATGGAACTAAAATAAAAAAGGGAGATACGGTTCTTGTTCTCGACCGAACAGATGTGGAAAAGCAGCTGCAAGATCAGAAGCTTCAAGTTGACAAAACTGAGCTTGAGTTAAGGAATGCTCAGTCTGAGCATGAAATTCTTGTAAGCAAGGATAAGACCGAATATGAACAGGCTTATCGGAAGCAGCAAGCGAATGAATCCGACCTGAAACTTGCAGGGCAAAAAGTTGATAAGCGCAAAGAACTTCTCGCTGAACAGTTAATTGTTAAATCAGAGCTCGAAGTTGCCGAGTTGGAGCAACGTCGTATGGAGCTGGAAGTAGCCAACGGCCAACAGGGCCTCGATCAAAAGATCAAAGAGAATAAAATCAAAGAAGACCAAAGCGCGTTGACTGTTAAAAGCCTTAAAAGAGCGGCCGATAATGCAAAGCAAACTTATAATGAGACTATGACTAAATCAAAAAACATGGTCGTTACAGCCCCGATAGATGGTTTAGCTGTAATATTGCGTGATAGTTGGAGTGGTGGTGAACTAAGACAATTTGCTGCTGGTGATAATGTCTACAGCACCCAAAAAGTTTGTCAGATACCAGACCTTTCCTCAATGCAAGTTAAAGTGAAGGTTGGTGAATCCGATACACCAAAGATTCGGATTGGTATGCCGGTTCATGTTCGCCTCGAATCATTCCCTAAGAAGCTATTTAAAGGCAAAGTATCCGGAATATCGATTTTGGCATCAGAGGGTCGCCCTTGGGAAGGGGCCACTCCTGGGAAGAAAACCTTTGATGTTACCGTCTCATTATCTGAAGTGGATACGAATATAATGAAGCCTGGCATAACTGCAGATGTCGAGTTTATGATTGACCAAGTGTATAACGCGGTTTACGTCCCTATCGAAGCTGTAGTGGAGAATATGGGGCAGACGTTTATCTATGTCAAGGAAAGTTATGGCTTCCGCAAAGTCCCTGTGAAGATAGGGCTTCAAAACGACAATTTTGTTATCATCACGAAAGGGCTAAGCCCTGGCCAAAAGGTTGCTTTGCGAGAACCCTCTCGTCCCACCGAAGAAGAAGCAATAGACGCCCAAGAGAAAGGTTCAAAGACCGCTCCCATTCCAACATCACCGACGAATTAA
- a CDS encoding ABC transporter permease: protein MSIFDSLRTGLMELLSHKMRSSLTMMGVIFGVAAVIAMVSIGEGAKQETLEQIREMGTDTIVVKRISIAGELLEKAQKRSPNGLRYSDAESIRAICSDALEIVPVRQVSADVKLRTRPMPVKVVGVGEGYDRVLRLRLQNGRFLSQEDVTLKRAVCVLGSRAKRDLAGFTDPIGQIIHIDKKPFRVVGYLETMLYGESPAFAALRDTNSDVYIPITVSISDYQIYAEQAIPLTQSALSELWRKLNVHASAENSPISEIVVRAPNEEATAPLSDVIHSIIERHHRGINDFAIIIPAELIRKSQQTQQIFNIVMLAIASISLLVGGIGIMNIMLATVSQRTREIAIRRCVGATRSDVVRQFLLEALVITCIGGLIGVGLGVGGARGIALYAGWVTVVSAQAIIISFSVSALVGIVFGLYPAVRAAMVDPSEALRQA from the coding sequence ATGAGTATTTTTGATTCATTACGTACCGGATTAATGGAGTTGCTCAGCCATAAAATGCGCTCGTCACTGACGATGATGGGTGTCATTTTTGGCGTCGCGGCTGTTATCGCGATGGTATCGATTGGCGAAGGCGCCAAGCAGGAAACGCTGGAGCAAATTAGAGAGATGGGGACTGATACTATTGTTGTGAAGCGTATCTCAATCGCGGGTGAATTATTAGAAAAGGCTCAGAAGCGGTCGCCCAATGGGCTTCGATATTCAGATGCCGAGAGTATCCGCGCAATCTGCTCAGATGCGCTTGAAATCGTTCCTGTGCGCCAAGTCTCCGCAGACGTTAAACTAAGGACTCGACCGATGCCTGTGAAAGTGGTGGGGGTGGGAGAAGGATATGACCGTGTTTTGCGCCTCAGACTCCAAAACGGTCGTTTTCTCTCACAAGAGGATGTCACACTCAAAAGAGCTGTCTGCGTACTTGGTTCGAGGGCAAAACGAGACTTAGCAGGTTTTACAGACCCGATTGGCCAAATTATCCATATCGACAAGAAACCATTTCGTGTTGTCGGTTATCTGGAGACGATGCTTTACGGAGAATCGCCTGCTTTTGCCGCTCTGAGGGATACCAACTCTGATGTCTATATCCCGATAACCGTCTCGATTTCAGACTATCAGATTTATGCCGAGCAAGCGATACCGTTAACACAATCTGCTCTGAGTGAGCTTTGGCGCAAACTAAACGTTCACGCCAGCGCCGAAAATAGCCCAATCTCTGAAATTGTGGTTCGTGCCCCAAATGAAGAGGCGACGGCTCCCCTTTCGGATGTTATTCATTCAATAATCGAGCGGCATCATCGTGGGATTAATGATTTTGCCATTATTATCCCAGCCGAGCTTATTAGGAAGAGTCAGCAGACTCAGCAGATATTCAATATCGTTATGTTGGCGATCGCTAGTATCTCGCTTCTAGTCGGCGGAATTGGAATTATGAATATCATGCTGGCGACCGTCAGTCAGAGAACACGTGAAATTGCAATAAGACGTTGTGTTGGCGCCACTCGAAGTGATGTTGTAAGGCAATTCTTGCTGGAGGCGTTGGTCATCACCTGTATCGGCGGTCTCATCGGCGTAGGGCTTGGAGTGGGGGGCGCGCGCGGGATAGCGTTGTACGCGGGTTGGGTTACAGTCGTTTCGGCTCAAGCAATAATCATTTCCTTTAGTGTATCCGCACTGGTGGGGATTGTATTCGGCTTATACCCAGCTGTTCGAGCCGCAATGGTTGATCCGAGTGAAGCGTTAAGGCAAGCATAA